From Acidobacteriota bacterium, one genomic window encodes:
- the uraH gene encoding hydroxyisourate hydrolase codes for MSGISTHILDTASGKPATGVGVSLLHADRRDGWQTLSAQHTDGDGRCRQLMPEGVELAPGQYRIRFDTGAYYAAQALQGLYPFVEITFTVQATDTHLHIPLLLTANGYTTYRGT; via the coding sequence TTGAGCGGAATATCGACCCATATTCTTGACACGGCCTCGGGCAAACCAGCCACCGGCGTGGGCGTCTCTCTATTGCACGCAGATCGACGTGACGGGTGGCAGACATTGTCGGCGCAACACACCGATGGCGATGGCCGTTGCCGCCAACTGATGCCGGAAGGCGTTGAACTGGCACCGGGACAATATCGGATTCGGTTTGATACTGGGGCGTATTACGCCGCTCAAGCATTGCAGGGGCTCTACCCGTTTGTCGAGATCACGTTTACCGTTCAGGCGACAGACACGCACCTGCACATACCGCTGCTGTTGACGGCCAATGGCTACACAACTTATCGAGGAACGTAA
- the pucL gene encoding urate oxidase translates to MIKLGENRYGKCRVRVVRVKRDRPVHEFQEWTVEVLLTGDFTECFEDGDNSRIMATDSMKNTVYSLARDTNAGTIEDFALELTDYIVKTNPQIDSASVSITNVLWGHITIDDVAAPSAFIKSGGEVETSEVTRQKDGTLTVASGIENLVIIKTANSGFEGFIHDVHTTLPETADRLFGTAVRARWTYAVSDLAFAETRDTVRNALLKAFAAHDSRSVQHTLYAMGKAALEQVPAMKEIELTMPNKHCILVDLAKFGKTNPNEIFVPIEEPYGYIEATVRREN, encoded by the coding sequence ATGATCAAGTTGGGGGAGAACAGATACGGGAAGTGCCGGGTGCGTGTGGTTCGCGTTAAGCGCGACCGTCCGGTGCATGAGTTCCAGGAATGGACCGTTGAAGTGTTGCTTACTGGCGACTTTACCGAATGCTTTGAAGACGGCGACAACTCGCGCATTATGGCGACGGATTCGATGAAGAACACCGTGTATTCGCTGGCACGGGACACGAACGCGGGCACGATTGAAGATTTTGCGCTGGAGTTAACAGACTACATCGTGAAGACCAATCCGCAGATTGATTCGGCGAGCGTATCGATTACAAACGTGCTGTGGGGACATATCACGATCGATGATGTTGCCGCACCTTCCGCGTTTATCAAGAGTGGCGGCGAGGTGGAAACCTCGGAGGTCACTCGACAGAAGGATGGCACGCTGACGGTAGCATCGGGAATTGAAAACCTTGTGATTATCAAGACAGCCAATTCAGGGTTTGAAGGGTTCATTCACGATGTGCATACAACACTGCCGGAGACGGCGGACAGATTGTTTGGAACGGCGGTTCGAGCGCGTTGGACATATGCAGTCAGCGATCTGGCATTTGCCGAGACACGCGACACAGTTCGCAATGCACTGCTGAAGGCATTTGCGGCGCATGACAGCAGGTCGGTGCAACACACCCTGTATGCGATGGGAAAGGCGGCTCTGGAGCAGGTTCCGGCGATGAAGGAGATCGAGCTGACGATGCCCAACAAGCACTGTATTTTGGTTGACCTCGCGAAGTTCGGCAAGACAAACCCCAACGAGATCTTTGTGCCGATCGAGGAGCCCTATGGATACATCGAGGCAACGGTACGGCGGGAGAACTGA